DNA from Ignavibacteriales bacterium:
AAAGACCTGATGGATCCAAAACTTACATTATAATAAGCGATCGTACATCTGCAATTCCTTCCACAGCCAAGATTTTTGATAGCAAAGATTTACTTCCATTTTCTTTAAATACTAATAGAAGCAAACAATTATGGTTTACATTACATACACCTGATAACGCTATCGCTGGTTTTTATTCCGGTACAGTTACTTTAACCTCAGATGAAGGTGAGTTGTCTATTATTCCAATAGAAATTGAAGTGCTTCCATTCAAATTAGATCCATCCAGATTAACCAACGCAATATACTATCACGGATATGTTGATGATAATTATTGGAAAAGGGATCCTTTTACAGCATTTGTTAAAAGCAGTAAACAATATTCAATTGAAATGAAGGATTTAAAAGAACATGGTATTCTTTATCCGACAACAAATCAATCTTATTATAGAATTGGCATTGATTTGAATATTAGAAATCAAGTTGGATTACCCAATGATAAACTTTATTTGAAAACTTTTAGTTCGGGTACACCATCTGCAATACTTGATCTAATTAATTTGAAGAATAAAGTTATTTCCTGGAAAAATAGAATTGCACAGAGTGGGTACTCAAATCTTTATATTTATGGAATTGATGAAGCAGTTGGAAATCGATTGCTATTGGAAAGACTTGGTTGGCAGGCAATCCACGAGGCAGGTGCTAAAGTATTTGCTGCCGGGTACTATACAAATTTTAACGCAGTTGGGGATCTGCTTGATGTTGCTAATATTCAAATGGAACCAATGAAAACACAGGCGGATCTGTATCATTCAGTTAATCACCAGATTTTTAATTATTCCAATCCGCAGGTTGGTATAGAAAATCCAGAAATTTATAGAAGAAACTATGGCTTACTCTTATGGAAAGCCAACTACGATGGTAGTATGAATTATGCTTACCAGCGAGATTTTGGAAGCATCTGGAATGATTTTGATGTGGAATTAAATCAATCCAGCCCTTATAGAGATCACTGCTTTACTTATCCAATTACAGAAGGTGTAATTAGCACGGTTCAGTGGGAAGGAATGCGCGAAGCTGTTGATGATGTTAGATATCTTTCTACTCTTCTTAACAGAATGGATTCTTTAAAATCTCTGGGGAACGACATTTCTTCCTACAAGCAGTTTGTAGAATCAATTGATCCTTCTAAGGATCTTGATAATATACGTGCAAATATAATTGACCAAATATTGAAAATAGAAAAAGGTGGAATAAGTGGGGTTGATCCAACTCCGCCACAACTTGTTAAAGCAATGTTGTATTCAGCTACAAGTTTAAAAATAACTTTTTCAGAACCTGTTTTATCCGATGCATCAGTTGCCAGTAATTATTCGATTTCAAATAATGTAATTGTAACCGATGCATCACTAAGCGCTGACCAAAAACAAGTAACTTTAACAACTTCTCCCCATTTACTTTTTAATAATTACGCCATTACAGTAATAAATATTAAAGACCTTGATGGAAATCTGATTGCCTCTTCTGCTAATAAGCTAAGCTATACTTATAGCGATAAAGTTTTACGTTTTGCAGAAGAAGGTATTCTTACTGATAGCAGCCAACTTACAACCATACCCGGTTCATTTGGGACTAATGTTGTTACTTGTAATACACTCGGAACAACAATTACCTTTACAATTGATTTTCCTAAAACTGCTGATTGGTATGCCTGGGGTAGATTTTATTTTGGTGGCGGTAAAGAGGAACAGAATTCATTTCTTATTAATGTAGATGATGATTCAACTTTTGTTTTTGGTAGTGATAGACGATATTATAAAACATGGCAGTGGGGAAGTGATGGAATAAGGCGTTCTGGTCCGTCTAAAAAATTATTGCTTGGTAATTATTCTGCCGGACTTCATAAAATTACAATTACTGGAAATGAAGATAGCAATATATTAATGTTGGATATGTTATTGCTTACACCAGATAGCAGCTTTGTTCCTTCTGATGAAAATATTGTGTTGTTAAAGGATAATAATCATGTAACAGAAAACAATATTGATTTACCAGAATCGTTTGAACTTTTTCAGAATTATCCTAATCCGTTCAATCCAAGTACAAGGATAAAATTTGGATTGCCAAAAAATTCTTTTGTTAGCCTAAAGATATTTGATATTCTTGGCAGGGAAGTAACAACTTTAGTTAATAAAGATATGGATGCCGGGTATTATGAGATGGAGTTAAATTCAAATGCGATTGGCGGATTAGCAAGCGGTATTTATATCTACAGTTTAATAACAAAAGATTTTACTCAGAGTAGGAAGATGATACTTTTAAAATAAGATTAGGATTTTCTTTTTAGATACAATTGGAGATAAGTACCGTAGTGCTATCATATTAAAAAAAATAGATGAGGAGTTATTAAAAATTCACTCTTTTATTTATTTCCTCTTGTATCCAAATGATTGGACATATGCTCTTTCAACAACAAAAACCTGTCTATTAAGTAGAGAAGTTCCAAAAATTCCTATTCCACCGGATATGTTTGTAAAGACAGATTCATCTAACCTGATAGAATAATTATCCATGTATCCGTTAACACTTGAGTAATAATTGGAAAGGTTTTGATCAAATTCAAGCAATGTAAAATTGACCTCTCTAATTATATAATTAGATTTATTCGGATCACCCGCAGAAATTTGCGCCATAGCAGAATCAATCGCAGCAAAATCGTAACTAATTGAAGGTTCCCGGGTATTAGATGGATAAA
Protein-coding regions in this window:
- a CDS encoding T9SS type A sorting domain-containing protein, whose amino-acid sequence is MMWLRSCVVYLLIVIFLVLTINKSFAQNFDYSKSVEKKNPLKVQTSNANIKLNYLEQPKKLTVAGLKSISSVSANSLADILLLNPTIYNRLTGSNSPEKISTATKFSARVCSDEYEPFSLYLLAKSDLHNIKVQWTDLTGAGGTIPSNALEAFIAKSWYQKGYEINGRGSKWLTQELLIKNDDLIKVDESLQTNSLLVQRPDGSKTYIIISDRTSAIPSTAKIFDSKDLLPFSLNTNRSKQLWFTLHTPDNAIAGFYSGTVTLTSDEGELSIIPIEIEVLPFKLDPSRLTNAIYYHGYVDDNYWKRDPFTAFVKSSKQYSIEMKDLKEHGILYPTTNQSYYRIGIDLNIRNQVGLPNDKLYLKTFSSGTPSAILDLINLKNKVISWKNRIAQSGYSNLYIYGIDEAVGNRLLLERLGWQAIHEAGAKVFAAGYYTNFNAVGDLLDVANIQMEPMKTQADLYHSVNHQIFNYSNPQVGIENPEIYRRNYGLLLWKANYDGSMNYAYQRDFGSIWNDFDVELNQSSPYRDHCFTYPITEGVISTVQWEGMREAVDDVRYLSTLLNRMDSLKSLGNDISSYKQFVESIDPSKDLDNIRANIIDQILKIEKGGISGVDPTPPQLVKAMLYSATSLKITFSEPVLSDASVASNYSISNNVIVTDASLSADQKQVTLTTSPHLLFNNYAITVINIKDLDGNLIASSANKLSYTYSDKVLRFAEEGILTDSSQLTTIPGSFGTNVVTCNTLGTTITFTIDFPKTADWYAWGRFYFGGGKEEQNSFLINVDDDSTFVFGSDRRYYKTWQWGSDGIRRSGPSKKLLLGNYSAGLHKITITGNEDSNILMLDMLLLTPDSSFVPSDENIVLLKDNNHVTENNIDLPESFELFQNYPNPFNPSTRIKFGLPKNSFVSLKIFDILGREVTTLVNKDMDAGYYEMELNSNAIGGLASGIYIYSLITKDFTQSRKMILLK